Below is a window of Electrophorus electricus isolate fEleEle1 chromosome 1, fEleEle1.pri, whole genome shotgun sequence DNA.
ATTCAGTTGTTTATCCTTTTCTGAGGTAAATGCTGCTTTGAACAGTGTTCCGTAAGATGCAGGGAGTTGTCCGAGAATATGCTGGTCTTTCCAAAATCAGAttatttcagtgtaaatgtaatcaTAATTTAAGTGCACAGGTAAGTCACTTTACTGCAAGTAGTAAGCCACAAACTGTTGGAGAAAGGAAAGTGATGTTAATCTGtaaaaatgcatgcaaagcATTATCAGAAACTGAAAATTCATAACGCTAgaaaaaagttaattatttcCACTTTTAACAAGTGTTTGTTCTTCCTTCGATCAACCCTCGTTACTGGTACGACACGTACCCTGTCCACACTGTAGCTGTCTCTTATTTGCTTGCCTGCACCAGTCTGCATTCACACTGTGGCATTATTAcataaaaacatggaacagaccATTAAAAACATTGAGGGGTGGTGCGGCACTAAGATTACTAAACATAATTGCTGCAGTAATAGCTTttaatacattcatatacatttaAGAATATGATGTTTATCTCATATTTTGTTAGGACTTCTTTTGTCTAGAGCAAAGACTACTCCTGTCCATgatgcatctctctcttcctctgttgcGCACGCGTGCTCTCTCTATCCCGTTGAATTACCTAATTACTGCCTCACTCTACCTAATTACTATCTAACTGACAGTCCTCACTCTCGCATGCTCAGCCGGACAGGCAGACGCTGATGTGGAGTGCCACCTGGCCCAAAGAGGTCCGTCAGCTGGCTGAGGACTTCCTCCGTGATTACGTTCAGATCAACATCGGGGCCCTGGAGCTCAGTGCCAACCACAACATCCTGCAGATCGTGGACGTTTGCATGGAGAACGAGAAGGATAACAAGTGAGATTCCACCTTTACTAGTGTGAATCCAAATCATAAATCTTAATTTGAAATCCCATTAAGAAACAGTTTAATTGTGAAGTAAAACTTGTCGTATAAACAAAAATCTGATACATTAAGCTTTAATTCtttaatcaaattgaattcTGAAGTGGAGGGTTTTTGCTTCCCACACCCCAATGTAAAAAGATGCGACTAGACTCATTTGGTCGGTTCTCTTCCCCACCAGGCTGATTCAGCTCATGGAGGAGATCATggcagagaaggaaaacaagACCATCATCTTCGTGGAGACGAAGAAACGCTGCGACGAGCTGACCCGCAGAATGAGGAGAGACGGGTGAGGCTGACGACACAGCATAAGAAACGTTCTAAAGATCTAACTACAGTGAACTACAAGATTTAAGCAGAAACTCACCTGAAAAATGACAACGTTTTTACCAAGTACTTATACTGGGTTAAATGAGCATGAGTTTGGATTTTGGTCTGTATCCCATATCAGGAGCGGAGGGTCAATGTGGGTCACTTCATGTGTTGGTTAGGTGCCTGATTGAGTCCAAAAAGTTGTTTAGTTTGATGGTAAATTACCAGTGAATGAATACAGGCCACTAAAGGATTGAGGTGGCATGACCCTCCTGTTCACTCCCCTCTGTCTAGATGGCCGGCAATGTGCATCCATGGAGACAAAAGTCAGCCCGAAAGAGACTGGGTCCTCTCAGGTGAAGCTTAATttatccaacccccccccccccccccaaaaaaaaacaaaacaaaacatgtactTTACATCAGTATTTGCATAATCACATGTGCTCTGAATCCAGTTAAGATAATCCAGCACCTGTTGTCGTGTCTGGTTTCTTTGCAGAGTTCCGCAGCGGTAAAGCACCCATCCTGATCGCCACTGACGTCGCCTCTCGTGGGCTGGGTATGTGCTCAGTGTAGAGGGAGGTGCTCcttctacagacacacaaccacccaGATAAGAGTGGCGGCTGTGTGAAATGAGTTGTTTCACCTCAACAGTGATACAGCCTTATTTGTAAAGTTGTtgtctgctgttttcttttatgtccCTCAGTTTTGAGATTTAAGCCCTTATCTTTCCCTCCCCATGTCTGGAAGAATCGTCCTGGAACCTCCTTTGTGCTGCCGATGAATGATTATTTTGGTCACTGACCTCTTTCTTTGTCAACAAgaacaaatctctctctctctctctctttctttctttctttctttctctgtctctgtcctaaTGGTTCCTGTTGTCTGTCTCCCCTGTTTGCTACCTTCCTGTAGTGTCTTTTAAAGTGGGATTGAGTAAATTTCAGATGTCCAACAGCCTTGAGGATCACAATGGTTGCTGGATGCTTCTGTAGTTTAACCCCCACCCCAGTCTCGCCCAATTCCCCCACCACCATCTATGTTTTAAGCCTTATCGTCTGTTTCTTGTTACTGCTGTaaataacataaacaaacaaacaaaaaaaatcatcctTCAAAAACGGGGCTCGTTGGCTCACTGTTGACCCTAGCATGGACCTGGGGGAGATGCTGGGCTCCCTTTGTCTTCCCTGGGTCTTAATACCAGTCTCCTTGTCCAAACGGTGTCCAGTTACCCTGCAAGGTCTTTGCGAGTTAACAAAGGAAGTTGGAATGCAGCAGATGAATGATGGTTTGTTTTATGGACCATTTCTTTAATGACTTTTAGAGGTTAGAGCTTTGAAGcaggtgtgttgtttttttgtctctcttgttcttttatGGCAAAACCTGAGGTGAAGAAGAGGAAGTGGGTTGTGTTGGGTTGCCAGATCCACAGTACGTCTCACTCTATCAttgttctctctccccccctcagGCATTTTTGAACTTCCTAAATGGCAACTCAGGCAGGCTGTGCTAATTTGGCATAGCAGCTGCCCTCTACCATGTAAGCAGAGCTCTGTGAGACGCTAGCACAGGGCCTGATCTGGATAATCCCCACTGCTCAGCTTCTTCCAAACATCAGCCTCCTCTTCAAGACTGCAGAGTCTTAGAACTGGACTGCAGCATTTAAGCCGTGGGTCTTCAGGACTGTGGCATCCCTCACAACTTCTGAAATCCTTTTCTTGATTGGATTCCAACCTAAattagcatgcacacacacattttcatagtTTCCATCTTAAAGAAGATCATTTAATCAATTAAAAGTGTGTGGAACAGGAGGGTGGGCACAACCGATTATTCAGTCCCCATGATGCCATGGCCCTTTGGAACTCGTTAGGATCAGCTACCTGTTAAGGTCTGACCTGGGCTAGCTAGCTccaagagagatggagagggagaaagacagatacagagagagagagagggagagagttgagTGCTGGATCCAGTCCGGTCCGGTTTGTGGAGGCCCTGCAACccggcgagagagagagaactggggGGGAGCCGGTTCTGCTCCCGCCTGGCGTTGCCGGTGTCGTGCCGAGGGTGAAGGGGCGGGCAGCTGTGCACGTGAGCCCACATAAACCTCTTCCTCTCGGGCCTCTCCACGGGACCCAGGACTGATCTCAGCCAAGACTAACCTAACATAGGGTAAGTACCTGACCTTGCCCCCCAATAATGACAGCTTGGTTAAAAGATTCATAACACACAACTTCTAATAATCCTACCAAGATCGTTTTTGTGCTTAGACATAAATGTTCTCCCTTCTGCTTTCAACCTTTTTTAGTAAAACACTAATATACTAAGTGTATGTAAGTTAAACTCGACCAGGCCTGAGGTGTTTATTAGCCCTAATGTTTTTACATGATTATTCACCGAGTTGTGGAAAATGAAAGTTTCTACACACGTGTGAAGCTGTCAGCCGTCGCCCTCAACCAAAAGGAGACTGAACTCAGTAGGGTCATTCACAGTGTTGTctgagcccctcccccttcGTAATGAGAAACAGACTTTTCAAAGAGTTGGTTAGCGACATGGATATGTCAAAAATCTTCTTCCCGTTTCTTGTTCCAGTAACCTTTTTACATACAGGAGTGTTTTTGTTACCTTTGCAACAGCATTAGCATGTTCTGTTTAGCTGTGgcttggaaaaaaagaataggATACATTGAATGGACATCTAATTTGCatagtaatttaaaaaaggttGTAATATTCAGTTGTTTATCCTTTTCTGAGGTAAATGCTGCTTTGAACAGTGTTCAGTAAGATGCAGGGAGTTGTCTAAGAATATGCTGGTCTTTCCAAAATCAGAttatttcagtgtaaatgtaatcaTAATTTAAGTGCACAGGTAAGTCACATAACTGCAAGTAGTAAGCCACAAACTGTTGGAGAAAGGAAAGTGATGTTAATCTGtaaaaatgcatgcaaagcATTATCAGAAACTGAAAATTCATAACGCTAgaaaaaagttaattatttcCACTTTTAACGAGTGTTTGTTCTTCTTTCGATCAACCCTCGTTACTGCCTTTCGACCGCCCTGTGCGCCCCACGTGCCTCGCAGACGTGGAAGACGTGAAGTTCGTCATTAACTATGACTACCCGAACTCTTCGGAGGACTACGTGCACCGTATTGGGCGCACCGCCCGCAGCACCAACAAAGGCACGGCCTACACCTTCTTCACACCGGGGAACCTGCGCCAGGCCCGTGACCTGGTGCGTGTGTTGGAGGAGGCCCGGCAGGCCATCAACCCCAAGCTTCTGCAGCTGGTGGACTCCGGACgcgggggaggagggggtgagCGCTAAAGAGCTGCACTTAATCTCATTATGCTTTCAAGCTGCTGTTACTAGGCAACCCCTATGAGTTTTCTTAATGTCACCTTAACTTGTATAGAGGGCAATGGAAATTGCATTGTTTAccttttttaattgtaaaaaaaaaagggtaagGATATAAATGACTTCTGATCTCCCATTTGCACTTATAGTTGAGTAGCAAAAAACAGTTAATCAAATTTAACTCTAAACAGGCTTAATTTCAGCTGTAGGCCAAAGACACAATCTTGCACACCAAATTTTGTTGTCATAATCAACAACCCAAAGTTCTTATAAGGCCATATTTGGTGTGGCTGAATGAAGAGAACTAACTTCCATTTGCATTATCCATTTTCTCAATCCCTCATTGTCTGTACAGGTGGAAGGATGCGTTACCGTGGCACTGGTTCCAACTCCAACAATCCCAACCTGATGTACCAAGATGAGTGCGACCGGCGAATGCGCACCGTGGGTGGGGGCGGAGGTGGCACCGGCGCAGGGGCTGGGGCCAGCGGTGCAGCTGGTGGGGGCAACAAGGACAACCGCAGCAGTTACAACCGCGATGGGAGATCGGGCGGGGCCAGTCGCGACGACcgctcttcttcctcttcttcctatAGGGACCGCAGCAGGGATGGACGAAACAACTACAACTCTGGCTCCTCATACAGCGGGGGAGGGGGTGACCAGTACCAGAACTACAGTGGCAGCGGAGGGGGCAGCCAATACAACTCCAGGGCAGCCACTTCCCAAGCAGGCGCGAACAGCAGTGGCGGTGGTGGCGCTGGTGGGGGCCAGAACCCACCTGGGCCCCCTCAGGGCCCGTTTGGACagcccccacctcctccaccccagccTGGGGCTGGACCCCAGCCCCTGATGGCCCAGCAGtttcctccacctccccagCCCATGATGGGGTTCATGGGCCCAGGGCCATATTCATTTGCTccccctccaccacctccccctCCGCAACAGAGAAAGTAAAGTTGAAGGGATCGTCCCACTGTGTTGTCTGTCTAGTGGTAGTTAACTGGCTCTCCCTGCTGCCACCGATGGAGGGCTGCCTTTCCCCATGGACCTTCCCTTTGCTTCCAACGTGATGGAGGCATTTGGCTTGACGTTTTGTGCAGGCCTGCCGTCCAGGGAGCGTGGGGGTAAGGGTTACGCCTAGCGCAATCTTTAGTGATGGCATAGTACATTGTTCTTGTATCCACCAAAACTGAATCTTGTTCTGAGCTTCTTTTTTACCTCTGTGTTTGCTGAAAGTTCTTTATGCAAGACTCCTACTTTTGTGCACGCGTTTTGATTAATCGTAGACTGAAGGCTTTTTTACTCTTGGTTAAGAATCGAAGTCAAATAGAGGAGTCTCCTGAATTGAATTGCCAGAGTTCCTAGTTACTTGTGaatgttgcttttcttttcattcttcctTTGGataactactttttttttcttactttatATCAGTGCACTGTGTGTAGTCCCATTGCTGACTTGCTCTCTTTAggcatgcttttttttattggcCTAATAGACACATGTATATCGATGGCCCCTTTTTGTGTTCGTATATAGGTGAAGGAGCCAGCTTGGGAGGTGtggtagtttaaaaaaataaaaaataaatttgtaatAAAGGTTTAACAGTAGTGAtagaggttttgttttgtttttttaaacaaaaaaggtttttgtttttttgtactgcatacttaattaaaacaaatcaatttTAAACCCCCAGGAAAAAGAATAACTTTATTTCCCTTAAATACATATTTGCACTACATTCTCAGTTCTCCTCCATCCTCATtctttgttctgtatttttttttttttttccctttttttttttggcaaatttACATAATTGGAATACAGAGACTATTTACAGTCACCAGGAAGAAAATGGTGTTGGGAAGGGCTTCAGGGCTGGATGCATGGCTTGGAATGTGACTGTAGCTGCAAATGACATGTACCTTGCAGCTTAAGTTTGCATTCCACAGCCACATAGACACCAAAGTAACCTCAGTTCTAAAACTACTGACCAAATCTAGACTGTACAGAGTTCTAgatttctctcccccccccaccattgTGGACACAGCTGTTCAGTCCCCATTTATTTTAACTTCTTAGATATAACTGATTCTAGTACAGTGTCCATATCACCCAAGGTGCTGTGTTTTACTTGAGCAAAAGTTTTAAATCTTTTTGAAAATCTTTTAGATGTTTTCCagggaacaaaataaataaatgcttgagGAGCCGCTGTCACAGCAAAGAACATCAATGACACTCTACTTCTTATTTCCGGAACACACAGAAGGTTCccaaaaaaggaaaggaagaacTAAAGGTTTTTAAACCCAACATTTTAAGACCTGCCAACAAATTcctaaaccaaaacaaacacagacagaaatgtaaatatgtatatacatgtcagcaataaaaaaaaaaaaaaaaaaaaagtataggATGAATGTAAATCATCAGATTAGGCACATACGGTAGATTTAAACAAGACTTCAGGATTGCTAAATTAATTCTGTTGGGCAGGGAAATGACAGCACCatatgtaaaacaaacagaagggcGGATGCAGGTGTAAGGGGAGTGAGGGCACTTGTGTAAGTGCAAAAGATTTTGAAATTGACCACATTAAATCTCATGAAATCTGAGGGGAGAAATTCGCTATTATGTAGGGAActatggggtggtggtggtgactGTCATTAACAAAATGACATGCATACAGATGAACAAACTAGTGTGAGCGAGAAGAAAAGGTGCAATTTCAGTCTGATAAACACAGACGTGCCTAACGAAACTCATTCCACCCATGGGTGTGAAAGATATAGTGCTAATTCTGAACCAAGATCATACAGGGACAGATTAATCATAAAGGGTCAACCAGGTATATTTTAAATCACAGTTTAGACAGAAAGTCCATCTTATTGTCCCATTATTCAATCTCACACTGACTCACTCTGGTCATAAgctgtaaataataaaacagatgaTTCAGGATCTCTCTTGcaacaacaaacagcacaatGAAGTATTTATGaggaacagacatgcacacgcgcgcgcgcacacacacacacacaaagaccaatCTTCAAGTTCCATTTCAGGAAGGTCTGACAGCAACAACAGTTTCACGAAGCAAAGCCCAAAAGGCAGCAAGGGTAGGTGAGGGTTAGATGAAGATTAAAACTGTTCACTGGAATaaaggagaaagagcaggaaagCTGAAAAGCAAAAAGATGAGAATGACAGTATGTGGGTCAAAGGCATATCCTTCTGACTCCACTGCAGAAAAAGGAGTCCCTTGCTCACTTCTCCTAGCCACTTCCACTTAAGGGCAAGTTGCATGGGGACTACTGTCACCATTTTTACGATTCTGCTCAAATTGCTACTCACATTTTGCCAGACGTCTTCAGCTGTCCCTAGAAAGAAATGTGTACTCGGAACAAGTGAGGGGGAAAAGTGAGTAGGGGCTCAGTTTTCTTGTGGATTAGAATTGAACTGTAGATAGTGAGAGACGCTCCTATTGGGTGAGACCAACAAGAAGCAGAGAGCTAAAGCAGCAGGAAGTTGAGTTCGTCCACCTAAAGGTTCCCCCAGGACTCTGGAGGCGGGAACTGCTCTACGTCTCCACTCTCGTCGTGGGACACTTCACCTAAATCAAATGTCAGCTTGTATCGCAACCGAACCTTTTCCTGCAGcaaagaaatgagaagaaaaagacagaatggCTGTCAGTATAGACTAAATAAAAGCTCTGTATTAACAAATGGTTATCACTCATTACAATGGTTATTACTCctttataatgtttattaattgCAGAGTGTGTAGCTCTTACTTTGTGAGGGTTGGCCAGCAGTAGGATTTGTGTAATCGCAGCAGGGGCCAGTATAGGGTTGAAGGCTGGCAGCTCTGTTCCAGACGGGGGCTGAAGTTTCACTCTCATTGTCTGCATAAAAGATTCAACACAAAACATACAGCCACAGGAGGCAAATGTTCAACCTCAACCCAGAAACTGTGGTCCTTTACAGATCACCTGAGCCGTACTGTTGCAGATATGAATTCTATCATAATTCATATAGCCTTATGAAAAACACCATGAAACTATGGATTTTTCTCTTTGCCAATAAACCAACAGAACAAAAGTTAGCTCTTCATAAAGTGAAGGCGGTGCGGGGTGAGTAGAGCTACCTTGGGCACGGCAGACTGGAAGCGGATGTTGGTGATGGGCACGGGTGCGGAGGACAGCATGGAGATGATCACCACCAGGACGTCAGGCCGCCCTGAGGGGCAGTCACGtgcaaaatggaaaagaacGCGCAAGCTGTGCTTGTCAAAGATCGACACTGGCAACATGCTACCTGCAAGGTGGCCAAAGTGAAATAGAAGGAGTGAGGAGAACAGGGAATTAGAGAATTCATGGCCATGAGACAAATATACCCATAATCCATAGCAGGAATTACATAGTACAGCAAATCGAAGTTTCTCACTAGGTTTGATGGATTCTAAGGGCACGGTAACACTGGCCAGAGAGATTTCATcttgaggggtggaggagggagcgACACCCAGTGCCGGAGTCTCGTGGCTGGGCTGGGAATTCAGGAGAGAACCAGATTCTGATGGGAAGGCCAGGACGGGGCTGGGACTTGTGGCTGGGTTGGTGCTTGACTTGGTCTGGAGATCTCTTAGTGTAGGCTTTGACTGAGGTTGAAGTTTATCCCTACAAAACAGCATTTACATCGCTTCAGGTCATCTTATGCtctattaaaattaaatgattaagTCATCAGTGCATTAAGCAAGGTTTCCTATGGACATGATCTAAAGGCATTTTATCAGAATTCCATTAGCATTTCCCCCCCACAGTCTTATCACAAATATGGATAACTCTTTGGCAAGAACTGATTAGGAAACCTGCCAAACTACCCTGATCTGATGCCTACCTTGTCCACCATCATCCGTGATCTGAACTACTTTGTCTTTctggttaataataataataataataataataatttaaaaaaaaaaaaaaaaagactcctgTAGATACTCCTGCTTGGCTGGTGGGACAGATAATGCAAGGTGCTAACGCCACTAAAGTCA
It encodes the following:
- the si:dkey-156n14.5 gene encoding probable ATP-dependent RNA helicase DDX17, whose product is MRGSSSYGDRDRDRGRDRGPRFGSSRGGPPPPKKFGNPGDRLRKKKWDLDELPKFEKNFYSEHLEVQRLTQYDIEDFRRKKEITVRGSGCPKPVTNFHQAQFPQYVIDVLVQQNFKEPTAIQAQGFPLALSGRDMVGIAQTGSGKTLAYLLPAIVHINHQPYLERGDGPICLVLAPTRELAQQVQQVAYDYGKSSRIKSTCVYGGAPKGPQIRDLERGVEICIATPGRLIDFLEAGKTNLRRCTYLVLDEADRMLDMGFEPQIRKIVDQIRPDRQTLMWSATWPKEVRQLAEDFLRDYVQINIGALELSANHNILQIVDVCMENEKDNKLIQLMEEIMAEKENKTIIFVETKKRCDELTRRMRRDGWPAMCIHGDKSQPERDWVLSEFRSGKAPILIATDVASRGLDVEDVKFVINYDYPNSSEDYVHRIGRTARSTNKGTAYTFFTPGNLRQARDLVRVLEEARQAINPKLLQLVDSGRGGGGGGRMRYRGTGSNSNNPNLMYQDECDRRMRTVGGGGGGTGAGAGASGAAGGGNKDNRSSYNRDGRSGGASRDDRSSSSSSYRDRSRDGRNNYNSGSSYSGGGGDQYQNYSGSGGGSQYNSRAATSQAGANSSGGGGAGGGQNPPGPPQGPFGQPPPPPPQPGAGPQPLMAQQFPPPPQPMMGFMGPGPYSFAPPPPPPPPQQRK